A portion of the Podospora pseudoanserina strain CBS 124.78 chromosome 2, whole genome shotgun sequence genome contains these proteins:
- a CDS encoding hypothetical protein (COG:S; EggNog:ENOG503NXK8), which yields MASKASSNLPSPPGETANGGNRRLGITVFSGGTAANNLVDLFNRIARPSSSSGTQTPTSSSASKTGSSDEVSRQRQLNYIIPISDNGGSSSELIRFVGGPSVGDIRSRLVRLIPTTPSNLTSSSKETSSLRNLFEHRLSPDPIAARGQWADIVESRSLLWAYIPNEKKELIRSVLNILNAEIVKRARPPNVFNFAGASVGNMFLTGARLLTGSFEAGIYLLRMICEIGGWVRVLPAVNSNHTHHISAGWVNGEMGERGVLTGQVAISHPSEPTSIPDEGLPPHHMGGGGGMGRLLEVDDDEGNMPGSLPVLRRQNLKFSKEEEEDLPGGQGTRIERVWYINLYGHEIMPKANPEVVRELREGTEVVVYSVGSLYTSIVPSLILREVGEAIEKVGGIRKKVLILNSKLDRETRGMDASGFIKAIWRACVESRRPEDVELLEWRRVVTHLVFIDPEMVEEREMRKHMPQVDVEFLEKLGIHCAPVQGRAVGEGKARMMRYDEEELRETLERILDM from the exons ATGGCTTCTAAGGCGAGCTCGAATTTGCCGTCGCCTCCTGGGGAGACTGCCAATGGCGGCAAcaggaggttggggatcACTGTGTTTTCGGGAG gcacagcagccaacaatCTAGTCGACCTCTTCAACAGAATCGCCCgcccatcatcctcttccggCACCCagacccccacctcctcatccgccaGTAAGACTGGCTCCTCTGACGAAGTCAGCCGACAACGCCAGCTAAACTacatcatccccatctccgACAACGGCGGCTCATCCTCCGAACTCATCCGTTTTGTGGGAGGCCCCTCCGTAGGCGACATCCGCTCCCGCCTCGTCCGtctcatccccaccaccccctcaaacctcacctcctcctccaaagaaacctcctccctccgcaACCTGTTTGAACACCGCCTCTCGCCCGACCCCATCGCCGCGCGGGGTCAATGGGCCGATATCGTCGAGAGCCGCTCCCTACTATGGGCTTACATCCCCAACGAGAAAAAGGAGCTCATCCGTTCCGTGTTGAATATCCTGAATGCAGAAATCGTCAAGCGGGCAAGACCGCCGAATGTGTTCAACTTTGCCGGGGCGTCGGTGGGGAACATGTTCCTCACGGGAGCGAGGCTCTTGACGGGGAGTTTTGAGGCGGGGATTTACCTGCTGAGGATGATATGTgagattggggggtgggtgagggtgcTGCCGGCGGTGAACTCGAATCATACGCATCATATCAGTGCTGGGTGGGTTAacggggagatgggggagaggggggtgttgaccGGGCAGGTGGCTATTAGTCACCCTAGTGAGCCGACTAGCATTCCTGATGAGGGGTTGCCGCCGCATCAtatgggaggagggggggggatggggaggttgttggaggttgatgatgatgaggggaaTATGCCGGGCAGTTTGCCTGTTTTGCGGAGGCAGAATTTGAAGTTTagcaaagaagaggaggaggatttaCCGGGGGGACAGGGGACGAGGATCGAGAGGGTTTGGTATATCAATTTGTATGGGCATGAGATTATGCCAAAGGCTAAcccggaggtggtgagggagctgagggaggggaccgaggtggtggtgtatagTGTGGGGAGTTTGTACACGAGCATTGTGCCGAGTTTGATattgagggaggtgggggaggcgatTGAGAAGGTTGGGGGGATTAGGAAGAAGGTGTTGATTTTGAATAGCAAGTTGGACAGGGAGACGAGGGGGATGGATGCGAGTGGGTTTATCAAGGCGATTTGGAGGGCTTGTGTGGAGAGTCGGAGGCCGGAGGATGTGGAATTGTtggagtggaggagggtggtgacgcATTTGGTGTTTATTGATccggagatggtggaggagagggagatgaggaagCATATGCCACAGGTTGATGTGGAATTTCTGGAAAAGCTGGGGATTCACTGTGCTCCGGTTCAGGGGAGGGCAGTGGGAGAGGGTaaggcgaggatgatgaggtatgatgaggaggagttgagaGAGACGTTGGAGAGGATTCTCGATATGTGA